A window of the Procambarus clarkii isolate CNS0578487 chromosome 19, FALCON_Pclarkii_2.0, whole genome shotgun sequence genome harbors these coding sequences:
- the LOC123757664 gene encoding collagen alpha-2(I) chain-like, whose protein sequence is MGPPPSGLSEVLAGPGAVGGPRGSWAVGGPRGSWAVGGPRGSWAVRGPRGSWTVGGPRGSWGCRRSSRVLGCRRSSRVLGCRRSSRVLGCRRSSRVLAVGGPRGSWSCRRSSRVLGCRRSSRVLGCRRSSRVLGCQRSSRVLDCRRSSRVLGLSEVLAGPGAVGGPRGSWGCRRSSRVLGCRRSSRVLDCQRSSRVLDCRRSLRVLGCRRSSRVLDCQRSSRVLGLSEVLAGPGLSEVLEGPGLSEVLAGPGLSEVLAGPGAVRGPRGSWGCRRSSRVLGCRRSSRVLDCQRSSRVLDCRRSSRVLGCRRSSRVLGLSEVLAGPGLSEVLAGPGAVGGPRGSWGLSEVLGGPGAVRGPRGSWAVRGPRGSWGLSEVLGGPGLSEVLEGPRAVGGPRGS, encoded by the exons ATGGGTCCTCCCCCATCTGG GCTGTCGGAGGTCCTCGCGGGTCCTGGAGCTGTCGGAGGTCCTCGCGGGTCCTGGGCTGTCGGAGGTCCTCGCGGGTCCTGGGCTGTCGGAGGTCCTCGCGGGTCCTGGGCTGTCAGAGGTCCTCGCGGGTCCTGGACTGTCGGAGGTCCTCGCGGGTCCTGGGGCTGTCGGAGGTCCTCGCGGGTCCTGGGCTGTCGGAGGTCCTCGCGGGTCCTGGGCTGTCGGAGGTCCTCGCGGGTCCTGGGCTGTCGGAGGTCCTCGCGGGTCCTGGCTGTCGGAGGTCCTCGCGGGTCCTGGAGCTGTCGGAGGTCCTCGCGGGTCCTGGGCTGTCGGAGGTCCTCGCGGGTCCTGGGCTGTCGGAGGTCCTCGCGGGTCCTGGGCTGTCAGAGGTCCTCGCGGGTCCTGGACTGTCGGAGGTCCTCGCGGGTCCTGGGGCTGTCGGAGGTCCTCGCGGGTCCTGGGGCTGTCGGAGGTCCTCGCGGGTCCTGGGGCTGTCGGAGGTCCTCGCGGGTCCTGGGCTGTCGGAGGTCCTCGCGGGTCCTGGACTGTCAGAGGTCCTCGCGGGTCCTGGACTGTCGGAGGTCCTTGCGGGTCCTGGGCTGTCGGAGGTCCTCGCGGGTCCTGGACTGTCAGAGGTCCTCGCGGGTCCTGGGGCTGTCGGAGGTCCTCGCGGGTCCTGGGCTGTCGGAGGTCCTCGAGGGTCCTGGACTGTCAGAGGTCCTCGCGGGTCCTGGGCTGTCGGAGGTCCTCGCGGGTCCTGGGGCTGTCAGAGGTCCTCGCGGGTCCTGGGGCTGTCGGAGGTCCTCGCGGGTCCTGGGCTGTCGGAGGTCCTCGCGGGTCCTGGACTGTCAGAGGTCCTCGCGGGTCCTGGACTGTCGGAGGTCCTCGCGGGTCCTGGGCTGTCGGAGGTCCTCGCGGGTCCTGGGGCTCTCAGAGGTCCTCGCGGGTCCTGGGCTGTCAGAGGTCCTCGCGGGTCCTGGAGCTGTCGGAGGTCCTCGCGGGTCCTGGGGACTGTCGGAGGTCCTCGGGGGTCCTGGGGCTGTCAGAGGTCCTCGAGGATCCTGGGCTGTCAGAGGTCCTCGGGGGTCCTGGGGACTGTCGGAGGTCCTCGGGGGTCCTGGGCTGTCAGAGGTCCTCGAGGGTCCTAGGGCTGTCGGAGGTCCTCGAGGGTCCTAG